The window GAGATGACCATGGCGAAAACCGGCCGGTCAATGAAAAAATTCGCCATAAAGGACCTCTTCTAGTCCGATTTGGTTTTAGGAGCAGGAGCTGCTTCCGGTTTAGAGGCAGGAGGCTCACTGGCTATGACTTTCACCTGCATCCCGGGGGCGAGTCGCATGAAGCCATCGGTTATTACTACTTCACCTTCTGCCAGGCCACTTTCGATGATCCAGTCATCACCGGCCCATGGGCCAACAATTACTGGTCGCACCTCAGCGACTCCCTCCTCATCTACCAGAAAGACCACATGGCCGTTGGAGGTCTGCTGAACTGCGCGCTGGGGAACGACCAGGGCATTGGCACGCTTTGACCCATGCAGTTCCGCTGTAACGAACATGCCCGGGCGCAACAATCTGTCCGGATTTGGCAGTTCCGCCCTGATCAGGAATGTCCCCGTATCCGGATTAAATGTGGGATCAATGAAGTTAAGTGTGCCGGTGTGGGGATATTTGCTGTCGTCACCGAGAAAGAGCTGAATGGTGAACTCATCGTTGGGCGGAGGAATGATTTTACCCGAACCAACATCGGTGTTAAATTTGGCAACCTGATTCTGGGAAATGCTGAAATTAACCCAGATCGGATCAAGCAGGGCGACATAGGTTAAATACCCTCCAGCACCAACACTCAGATAGGCACCTTCTCTCACTTTAGCTTCACCGCTCACCCCGGTCACCGGGGACTTGATCTCGGTATAACTGAGATTGAGATTTGCCTGTAGCAGCTGTGCCTCTGCCTGATGAACATCGGCGCTGGCCGATTTAACAGCGCCCAACGCCTGGTCCAGATCAGATTTGCTTGCTGCATCCAGCTCGACAAGGGGCTGGATGCGTTTCAGGTTGACCTCAGCTGTCCATAACTGAGCCTGATTGTTTTCCAGAGCGCCCTTGGCCGATTCCACCTGGGCGAGGAATGGTTTCTGGTCGATCAGGAACAGGTCCTGACCCTCCTTGACCACTTCACCTTCCTCGTAGAGTATTTTTTCTAAGAATCCGTTGACCCTGGCGACAATATCGACCTGGTGGGCACTCTCGATCTGGGCCACAAAGGAGGCGCTTACCGGCACTGTTTTGGGCTTGAGGGTGATGGCATGCACTTCTGCCGGCGGCGTGGGGGCTGGGGGTTCTTCCTTTTCACAACCCAGCAACCCCAATGAGATTATGGCAGTGAAAAACACGCTGGAGGTTGTCCGGAAAAGCTTGGAGAATTCTCTCTCCGCAATCATGGCATGGCTCCTGGGATGAATCGATTCTTGTGAGATGTTGTGTCAGGCAGGTTGAGGGTGAGATTGCGGGCAATCCTTGTCATCCATTGTTTCACTCCACATCTGCCATATTGTACGCGCCTGATTTGTAATGCCCTGTCATTTTGCTGCATGGTATACGCTCTGATAGATTTCCTGTTCAGGGCCGGGGTAGCGGATTGGCAGTTCTGCATTGATATGGCTGGGTCGTTGCAGCAGGCACTTCAACGACGCATCCACGTTATGCAAAGGCTGCTTAATGTTGATGTTTCAACACAGTCTGAACGGAAAATCATCAATACTTTTGTCTGTTGTACTCAGTGGGGACAGGTCGCTTCCCTGTTAGGTGAAACAGGTGGGAGAGTTTAAAATACAGGAGGTTCTCCCTCTTGAAGTATGCGTTAAAAAGGGGGGTAAATGCAAACGATGGATTGGGGGAGATTTGAGCCGGGCTTTGATTTTCTCCATGAGGCTGGTAAAAGAAGGTGGAACGATTGCAGTGAAGCCGGGGATGTAGATGATACGGGCGGAACTGCAGTGAGTGGCAGCGGAGCGCAGGGTTTGTGCTACGTGTATTCACTGTTCGGTGACCGACCGGCTGGGCAGAGCAATAATTGCATAAACCATGGAACAGGAGGGGTTATGGCACTGCTTTTTGCAACCGAAGAGTATGGCATCCCGATTACACTTGAGGCAGTCAGACTTGGAACAGATATCAATATATCAATACATGGTGGTGATAAGGGGCATATCGGTGCAGTTGCCCTGGCACAACCCCGGCCAAGCCTGGCGGACCCGGAGGTAACGCGTGCTTCAACTTCAGTTATCACCATTTGCGGCCACAAGGAAGACCGCCTTGCCTATGGTGTGGCCGAACAGATTGCTTCAGCGACCAACTGTGTGGTTGCAGTGGCCTGCGGTATTCATGTCGATAATGCAGATGCTGAGCAGATTCGGGCCATAGGCGAGTCGGTACGGAACCTGGTAGGGAAATTGCTGAATAGTCTGGGCGGTGCTGCCAGCTAAAGCGCGGCTGCTGAAGCGTTTTTCAGCAGGATAAGTGTGGTTATTCGCACAGAAACTCCATGTCCTGCCGGGCAATTTTCCCGCCCTGGTCCTCCCCATGGTTCTGTTTTTGTATCCAGTTTTCTATGTCGTCATATACCTGCCGGGCCTGCAGATCTCTGGTAAGCATGTGGTAGCCGTTTTCGTATAGAATAAAATGGTGTTCCGAGCTGCTGTCTGCCGGGAGAGCCCTGAGCATCTCACAGGTTGGGCTTTTCGGCACAATTTCGTCGTTTTTCCCATAGAGTATCAGGGCGGGCACGTCCAGCTGCGCAGAGGCTTCAAGGGCATCGGACATCAACAGGGTCAGGCCGTATATTGCATCCGCCCGCGCCCCTTTGATGACCAGCGGGTCTCTTCCCAGTGCGATCAGCATCTCGATATTGTCGGAAGGCATGATGTCCATCCCTTTATTGGAAAGGTGGAACCAGGGGAGGGTATGGGCGAAAAACCACAGAGGGCAACGCTGATACCAGGGCATGGTGTTATAAGCCCAGATAGCGGGTGCCACCAGGATTATCCCGCGAACCGTACCTTCCTGCCGCAGTGCTTTAGCTGCCACCAGAGTGACAGCTCCACCCATGCTCTCCCCCAGGATGTAGAGAGGAATATCAGGGTATCTGGTGTTGATCAGATGAACCATGTTCAACAGATCCTGTACCATGGAGTCCGTACCATGCCAGTAGCCACGCCCTTCAGTTTCGCCGAATCCTCGTTGGTCATAGGCAATAAGACTGATATTTCTGCTTACGAGGTAATTGCCAATGTCATGAAAGGCGTTTCTGTAGTCATTGAAGCCATGTAGGGCAAGAACGATGGCTGCCGGGGGGGAGCTGCCGCTTTGAACAGCAACAGGCAGCAGGTACCCGTCCGGCATGATAGCTTGACCCATAAGGAATCTGGGCGGGGCCATAGATTCGCTGATATGTTCCTGGTATACGTATGGGCCAAGGCACCCAGAGAGGATCAGGCAACTCAAGGTGGGGAGCAACAGGTTTCTCAACACGCAGGAAATGATTGTGGCCATCATGTCTCCAGACGCTTGCGGGCATACACTTAGAATAGAATCCTGGGGAGGGTTTACAGCTAGAATTATGTCCTAAAAGATACAGGCATTGCAAGGTAATGGCGAATTATGTGAAACGTTAATCCCAGGGAGGGCAGGACTGGCTGGTGAAATCTAATCGGCAATAAAGTGTGGAATGAAGGGGGAAGTATCTTGAGTGATACGGCTCCGCTCAATTTTCCTTCGATGCCTCGATTTGAGTGAAAATCGCAAGAGTCCGACAGGCTCCCAGAATGGGGATACTCGCTACAGCTATTCTTCCACTCCTTTAATGCAGTTGGTAAGTGTTTGCCAGTAAATGGGTTCCCTCTCTTTTTTATTTGCTTTTTCAGCGGCGATGTCTGCCTGTATTACGCAGGATTGAAGCTGTTTTGCCTGTTGGTCGTCAGGGCTGGCTCCAAGTCCTGTAATGGTGGCGATATGGTGGATGGCATCCTGCATCGATTTGTTGGAACGTTGGATGCAGAGTTGATAGTCGTCACTGTTTTTGGTATTTCGCAGGCATCTGACGCTGAGTTGAGTTTGAAAGAGTGTTATGGCCGGTATGGTCAGATCGGGCTTGCTGACTTCATCAACCTCTGCTGCCAGGGTAACAGGGGCTGACAATAGAAGAAAAGCGGTCAGCAGTAAGCGGAAGGAAGACATAGTAATCCCCAATAACTATGGTCATTTTAGACAGCCTGTGTCGTAACTGGAAAAGATGCTGAACTTAGTTCAGCATACTTGAAAATAAAGTTGAACTGAAGCGGGAGAACAGCCGGGCGTGAAGCCGCGGTAGATTGATGATGTTTAAATAGTATGGTCTCCAGGCTTGAAATGGATTGTTATACATGTGCCGTCAAATACCAATAGCTGCCCGCTGTGACAGCGACTGGCAAAAGAAGTATCAACAGAGTGGCAAGACAACCTGATTTCCCGCCAGGGTCATGGTCGGGCGGCCTTTTGTCGCCAAAAAGAAATTCATCCTCTCCGGCAGCATCAGGGATATTGTCCAGAATATCGTCATGTTCAGACTTGGGCAGTTTTTGCTCTGACATGGGAACACTCCTTGAAGTGATGAATTTGGCAGAGGCAATTTAAAAAGCACATCCTGTCACGTTATTATAGCTGTTCGTGGGGACGAATCAACATCCCCATATGGAAAATGTTTGCACCAAGAGATGTCATGGAATCATCTTCGCTGAGATTTGGCTCGCCTCTCTACTGCTATTTGCATAGGCGTTACTAAGAACCGCTGATTCATAGGCATCTAAAGAATCGGGTTGGCGCCGAAGCAGCTTCATTGCCAGCCTTGTCACATCAGGGAAGAAGCGGGTGTCACCGAGTGGCTTGATGGTATCCAGTGCCACCTGATATTGGTTGTTTCTCATAACTAACAGGGAGAGATCGATTCGCAGAACGATGTTTTCCGGATACTCGGTTTTGAATTCCTGTAGCTGTTGAATGGCTTCATCAGTTCTGCCGGTGCGTGGGAGTTGAATCGCACTGTCTATCCTGCTATTGAGGGTATCTGATGCTTCGAGCCGGCAAGACTGGATAATTTGCGACAGACAGCAGATGAAGAACAGAAGGTGGGCTGAACGTTGAAGATATAATCTTCCTGCCTCTGTATTTGTCATGTAATTCTCTTTATCCCGGTTGTGGAAGGATGACCCGAAGCGACAGGTAATAGAGATTGAATAGCGAGCCAAAAACGTATATAACTCAAAAAATATCCTGTATTACCAGTCTGTTCGCTTTTTTGAGAGTTCCATGGCGATGGTGGGGCTGAGAAACCCAGGTTGGAAATGAATGTTATGAGTTGTGCCCTGCAGTACCCGACGTTGTCCGTATAGGAAGAAAAACAGGCGTTTTTTCGAAGCTGGCGGCCAAGTATTGTACAGGTGCGTTATTTGTTAGGTCAGATCGAAATATAGCCATTGTTATGAAACGAATTTCCTCTATCGTCGTTCCTGTTCTCATTCTTTGTCTTTTTGTCATTCCCTTCTCATATGCGAGTGTAATTATCGGCAAGGTCACACATGTGGCTGATGGTGATACCATAACCGTCCGGGATTCGCTGAACCAGAAACACAGAATTCGCCTTTACGGGATTGATTGCCCGGAGAGTGGCCAGGAGTTTGGCCGGGAGGCAACCCGTTATGCCGCCCGACTGACTGCCGGTAAAAAGGCCGAAGTGATCAAGTATGATAAGGATCGGTATGGGCGTGTTGTCGGTGTGGTGATGGTTGACGGGGTGAATGTCAATCAGCGTCTCATAGAACAGGGTTATGCCTGGAAATACGGAAGGTATTGCAAAGAGCCTTTTTGCCGGGATTGGCGCAGGCTGGAAGAAAAAGCCAGAAATGAAAAAATCGGTCTCTGGAACGATGATACCGCGGTCGCGCCCTGGGACTGGCGCAGAAATAAACGGGATGGAAAATCTGGTGTTTCCAAATTTTTCAACCGTGTTGTAAGCAAAGGTGAGGCAAACCGAAGTTATAGCGGCAATGTGAACAGCCGGGTATTTCATGGTTCGGATTGTAAACATTATGACTGCAAGAATTGCCTGGAGAGTTTTACTGATCGTAATCAGGCGAAGAATAAGGGCTACAAACCCTGTAAGATATGCTCGCCCTGACCGGGATGGCACAGGGTTATGGTGTTTAAATAGAGAAAGACTCTGTATTTTTCGGATGTATGCTGAATACGCCGCTCCAGCATGAACCGATGAGAATTTCACCTCACGTGTTTGTAACTGAATCGGCTAGAAATGTTTTTTTGACTTTATATGAGAGGGATTATGTTATCAGCTGTGACCCATGTTCCATCACCCGCCCTGCAGGATTGTGAGCTGACTTTTGTCGAAAGTGAACGTATCGATTATGAACAGGCAGTGCTTCAACACCGCAACTATTGCAAGATGCTTGAGCGCTGTGGGGTTCGCGTAATAATATTAGAGGAAAACAGCGTGCTTCCGGACAGTGTCTTTGTGGAGGATCCGGTTATCGTTTTTGATGAGGTTGCAGTTCTCACTTCCATGGGGGTTGAGTCACGCCGCAAGGAACGGGCCACCCTGAAAGAATTTTTCAGCCGCCATCGACGGGTTGAGGAAATTAATCTGCCCGCCAGGATAGAGGGTGGAGATGTGCTGAAGATCGGTAAACGGGTATTTGTCGGCGAATCGCCCCGAACGAATATCGCAGGTATCCGGGCCCTGGAGCACATTATTGCTGGTTATGGTTATAGCGTGACCCCGGTAAAAGTGTCTGGCTGTCTGCATCTTAAAACTGGTTGCACCGCCCTGGACGAGTCGACAATTATCATCAACCCTGCCTGGGTTGACAGCAGCGCTTTTGCTGAGTTTAAACATATCAATACCTTGCCCGGGGAACCGTTTGGGGCTAACGTGTTGCGTCTGAGTGGTAATGGCTCTGACACACTGTGTATGAATGAGGCCTTTCCGCAAACTATCGATCTGGTTGGCTCTGGCGGGTATAGTCTGGTTACTACGGATATATCTGAGTTTGTAAAGGCCGAGGCGGGGCTTACCTGTATGAGTGTACCGTTTCTTGCAATGTGAGCTGATTTGGCCCCCTGCAGGATGCCCTTAATTCCCGTTTAGCAGCAATGTCAGTAGCAGCGCTCTGTCTATCACGCTTCGCCGTAAAATAAATTCAGATTTCAGACCATTGAACCCACCCATGGGGCCGAGT of the Desulfosediminicola ganghwensis genome contains:
- a CDS encoding thermonuclease family protein, producing the protein MKRISSIVVPVLILCLFVIPFSYASVIIGKVTHVADGDTITVRDSLNQKHRIRLYGIDCPESGQEFGREATRYAARLTAGKKAEVIKYDKDRYGRVVGVVMVDGVNVNQRLIEQGYAWKYGRYCKEPFCRDWRRLEEKARNEKIGLWNDDTAVAPWDWRRNKRDGKSGVSKFFNRVVSKGEANRSYSGNVNSRVFHGSDCKHYDCKNCLESFTDRNQAKNKGYKPCKICSP
- a CDS encoding dimethylarginine dimethylaminohydrolase family protein, whose protein sequence is MLSAVTHVPSPALQDCELTFVESERIDYEQAVLQHRNYCKMLERCGVRVIILEENSVLPDSVFVEDPVIVFDEVAVLTSMGVESRRKERATLKEFFSRHRRVEEINLPARIEGGDVLKIGKRVFVGESPRTNIAGIRALEHIIAGYGYSVTPVKVSGCLHLKTGCTALDESTIIINPAWVDSSAFAEFKHINTLPGEPFGANVLRLSGNGSDTLCMNEAFPQTIDLVGSGGYSLVTTDISEFVKAEAGLTCMSVPFLAM
- a CDS encoding efflux RND transporter periplasmic adaptor subunit; this translates as MIAEREFSKLFRTTSSVFFTAIISLGLLGCEKEEPPAPTPPAEVHAITLKPKTVPVSASFVAQIESAHQVDIVARVNGFLEKILYEEGEVVKEGQDLFLIDQKPFLAQVESAKGALENNQAQLWTAEVNLKRIQPLVELDAASKSDLDQALGAVKSASADVHQAEAQLLQANLNLSYTEIKSPVTGVSGEAKVREGAYLSVGAGGYLTYVALLDPIWVNFSISQNQVAKFNTDVGSGKIIPPPNDEFTIQLFLGDDSKYPHTGTLNFIDPTFNPDTGTFLIRAELPNPDRLLRPGMFVTAELHGSKRANALVVPQRAVQQTSNGHVVFLVDEEGVAEVRPVIVGPWAGDDWIIESGLAEGEVVITDGFMRLAPGMQVKVIASEPPASKPEAAPAPKTKSD
- a CDS encoding alpha/beta hydrolase, with the translated sequence MMATIISCVLRNLLLPTLSCLILSGCLGPYVYQEHISESMAPPRFLMGQAIMPDGYLLPVAVQSGSSPPAAIVLALHGFNDYRNAFHDIGNYLVSRNISLIAYDQRGFGETEGRGYWHGTDSMVQDLLNMVHLINTRYPDIPLYILGESMGGAVTLVAAKALRQEGTVRGIILVAPAIWAYNTMPWYQRCPLWFFAHTLPWFHLSNKGMDIMPSDNIEMLIALGRDPLVIKGARADAIYGLTLLMSDALEASAQLDVPALILYGKNDEIVPKSPTCEMLRALPADSSSEHHFILYENGYHMLTRDLQARQVYDDIENWIQKQNHGEDQGGKIARQDMEFLCE